ttcactaatatacctatttaaaaagaattaaaatttaaaataatatattagaaactaataaaaaattacgagaTGTAATTAGTAAAAGAAGTTATGATAATCAAACCATAATTAAAAATCGATTATAATTAAAacccatgaaaaaaaaattgaaaataccaaattttttatataaatgtacaaaattttttagaatacaatttatcaaaaatatatcaaagttttaaaactattttttaaattatatataattaattaatatataaaaaaaagttggagTCAAGACCCCTCCTTGTCTCTCCCAAGCTCCGTATACTATGGTGCACAGATACGATATGTGTATCAGATATGACACGTATCCGAtcgatacgtttatttttaaaataataggatacgatacgtgatagatacgtgatatgtgaataatgaaaaatgtaaaataatttttacaaacatagtaaatatatgattgttaatgtgtcaattcaaattttctaattagagaccaattattttggtagtcaaaaccttgtaGTTAAGTtcgtgaccaatttaaaaattaattcattattgaaactattttaattatcaatttagagatcgattataattttttggaactattttagttgtcaatttggtcactatatagtgactaattagtTTTTgccactaaaattggtcattattcaaagattttattgtagtgtacaactactttataaattagatacttcattgataagtatcgttaaagtatcctaaagtatcggaCACGATACGTGTCAGATACGGATACGTGACCCAAGTTAAAGTATCAGTGCATCATAGtccgtatatatatatatatatatatatatatatatatatatatatatatatatatatatatatatatatatatatatatatatatatatattctcattcGAAGTAGAAGTAAAACCATCTCTGGccacaataatttattataaactaaaacaaattattaccattttattaataaatcaataatattttggtAAACATTGGTAATATCAGcctcttgtatagtttttaaatatagaagTAATTGTGAAACATCAAAAGAACAAAATGTGACTCATTGTTGGAAGCATGATCATATTATGTTAATATGATTTTGTGGCCTAGTTTGATAGGTACTAGCACAAAAGCTATAGTAGTGAATATATACCCATAATTTAGTTTGATTCTGTAATGGTGCGAAGCAAATGAGTTATTTGGTTGGCTAACATATTCGAGACAATGTTTGTCTCTAAGTGTTGTGATTTTGTAGTTAAGTTCATTAGGGTTGTGACTTGGTTCGGTTCGTGCTTCAGGCAAGTCGAGTTGACTCGATCTTTTGCTTTGGATGTATTAGTTTGATTTTCAGTTAGATAGAATCAGCGCGATCTTCAATCTGGTCTGATTGAATTTGGTCGACCTTTGACCTAGGTAAAACCAGTTCGACCTTTGTCTTGGGTCGAATTGAATCGACCTTCAGCATGGGTCAAATCGTTTATTCATTTAACCTAACCTAATTAGTTTCGACTTCCAGCGTAATTGACCTGACAAGACCTTGGTCTGAGCCAACCTATTAAGACGTTTAATCTTGGTCTCAATTTTGATCTACTCAGCTCGAACTTCGACCTAGATCAGGTCAACTCAATCTTTATATAATCAACCTTCGACACATGTCAAATCGTCTCTTCCTTTAGCCTGACCTGACTAGTCTTGACTTTCAGCACAATTAACCTGACAAGACTTGTGGTCTAAGCCAACCTAGCAAGACCTTCGGTCTTGGTCTACTCGGCTCGATCTTTGGTCCAAGTTAACTTGATTGAGCCTTTGGCATAAGCTAACTCGACTAATCCTTCAGTTTGAGCTGACTCGGCTCGATCTTAATGAGTGGTGTGAGTGCGATGAAACAAAGTAGATTTTGAGATTCTTATATTTTGTAGTGTATTTGAAATTACCGtacttatttatttgaaatacctttcataatttaaattaaaatttctttctaATTACTTTACTCAAACAAATCATTTTAGTATgaagaaatttaaattctatAAATAAGTGAATTAGCTTTCTAAATTAACTCGTCCAAACATATCACAAATTAAATGGACTAACTAATATATGCAAcgtcaaaatgaaaaaaaaactagtaaaataagattatttatgtatatgtttatgggtcttttgtatcaatttttcaaattattcaaGATATTCCTATGGTCTTGGCAatgatttataatttgtatttctttgtttttttatgcttttatctcgaattttatatttctttattctttagttgaaacttttttttttaaattttgaaacactttatttttaagattatttgaatttagttttttaaattaactctTACTTAAATCTGCtctttaaaatttcattacttTCAATCATTTATGTTCATGTTTCagaacttttaaaattaattgtttcatttttatttttaatataattcccacataaaaatataatggaGGAAGATGTACTGACTCTAAATCATGATCATATGTCAAATGAAAGCATAAAACACTTTCTATTATAGAGCCGTATTAAGATTAGTTTACATCCAAGAACCTGGGAGATTTGTTGAAAATTAAGGAAAGACGTGTATCTTGTAGAAATCATGGTAtgaattgaaataaagtttaaGGTAGTGGTACAAAATATTTGATGATTTTCTGAAACAGACGCGATTTCAATTACGTAATTATGAGAAATGTGTCTacattttgaaaagaataaataaataaatgaagagTGCATTGTTCTTATACttatatgtaaattatattcttataccCAGCTAGCTTAAAAATGATATTGTTAGAAAATGAGATTTTCTTAAAGTCATACTTGAAAAATTTGGAAAACTTGGTTGTTAAGAAAACTTAGAGGTTAAGTTTTGTAAAACTTGTTTAGTAAGTTTTGGAGGAAACATAGACTTATATCTCTCTTATAAATTAGAGAGAAATACTTTGTAGAAAATTGAGTCACTACATTCCATTCATATTCTGTAGACTCTTTGGCTCTCCCTTTTCATAGTGCATAAAAGCTCActtctctattttttctttgattctACAACcttgtttgttgttattttatgtGGTATCAAGAGCTCATTCATTTTTATGGGCTCGTGAGAGAGTCAAATCCAACGAGAAAGCCATGTACACATCGGAAAAAAATATACTCATGAGAAAGGATAGTATCAAGAAGTAGTTCTTTACATCCACTTCTTATTTCTATaggagaaaattatgatttgTGGGTTGAAAATGAGATATATTTGAGAGCTTAAACATTATGGGAAGCGGTGGAAAATGGAATTAATTCACCCCTTTACTAGAGAACCCAATAGTGACTCAAATACGGATGGAAAAATGGATTAACCTGTCTCGTCTTTGATCTGtcaaaaaataggttaaaaattacatttcgTCCTATCTCAATGCAGGTTAGCGAGCCAgtctatcattttttttaattattttaaaatttatttatatatacctataaataaatattaaaaacatatttaatcatagaaatattttctaagtttttaattgattaactaattggataaattaaaaatattattatatttatatgttaaattattttattataataataattagaactTAGTTTATAAGTCTTAATGATATAAATTACAATAGtatgatatatttatatctttacaaaaatatatatatatagaaagttTTTTCAAGGAACTTGATTAGTCCTATTTCTCCATAGTCATAATTGTCGATGAAGAAAGTGTAGATGTCAAAGGCAAAGGAGTGGTTGTTATTGAAACTCCTTCATGTactaaatacattttaaatgttttatttgtgtCCGATTTAAGTCAAAGTCTTTGAGTGCGGGACAAATGCTTGAAAAGAAACTTGTTTTGCACTATAAAAATATGTGATGTTACCATATATAATCCTTTGGATGTGAGATAGTGTATGTTAAAATGATAGAGAAAAGTTTTCCTTTAGAATGGAATCAAACTGTTTCTCAAGCTTTTCCAAGTAAAGTAGAAGCCTTAATGAAAAAACACCTTTTGAAGCATGGTATTGATGGCTttttcttgtctccattgaagcttgcatgaagaatggaggctccatgaatggtgttggatgcggaagcatgaaggaaagaagcttaaggtgtttggtttggtgtaggtgaaaggattcttaagagaggtgaggccaactcctaaggaagaagactagagtaaactagagaacagtttactctaaggtgagctcaaaagagatttgtgcacaaatttgggcagcaattcattactcaattttaagctgaaaaatacatctcctaagccttctatttataggctaaaatgagaccaaagagtctctaaaaagtggagggaaaaaggagtctagaaagttgaattttggagccaaaaaggaacatgtgggaggtgtgacttgccacctaagcaagtcacacttgtcttgccatgggaagctaactctcattcttggagagcaagtttgagaagcttctaggcttttctagagtagacacactactcttggctcaattcccctttttggtccaaaattacttctaaagtcCAATTTCCTCAAAGGCctaatacatggcccaaagaaaaccctattcttctgggcccaaaatacaaagcccaaaataaaatcctaatctagtatttacaagcaaaatgtcttaggctaggtcttcacatcttccttggcccatgtgaagttcatcttgggccttgcatgcgcatttaaggcccattcctcttgtattctcctagccatgactcttgttgtaggtcccttagctcgaggcatctcatcaggTATGAAAGGAAATCTTCAGTAAATCATCTCAAAATCTTGGGTTACGTATGTTATACTTTTGTTTCAAATGTAAAAAGTGACAAGCTGGACCATAAGTCAAAAGTTGGCATCTCTTTGAGGTATTGTAATAACTCCAAACATTATAGGATACACAATCcattaacagaaaaaaaaaaaaatcttacttctaaaaatgtgaaatttgaTGAGTTTTCTAAATGGAGTTGGGAGAACTGCAGGGCAAAAGTCTCAAGCTAAAAACAACTTGGAAACTGAGATTTTCCTAAAGTCATACTTTGCGGAAAATTTGGAAAACTTGGTTGTTGAAAAAACTTAGTTGTtaagttttgtaaaatttgtttattaaattttgggGGAAACTAGGTTTAtatctctctattataaataagagAGAAATCCTTTGTAGAAACATAATCCACTACACTCATATATTGTGTAGACTCTTTGTCTCTCCCTTCTCGCATAGTGCAGAAAAActctctttgttttttctttggttCTACAACTTTTATGTTTGTTGTTGATTTTACAACATATATAACAAAACTTAGAGAAAAATTAAGCTTAAAGTTTGAGATGAAGCATTTTGGTCCCATGAGGTGAATACTTTGAAAAAAGAATGAAGAGTGTATTTTTcttatacttatatataaatgatattcTTATATCCAGATTGCGTAAAAAAGATATAGTAAAACTTAGGGGAAAATTAAGCTTAAAGTTTGAGATGAAACATTTTGGTCCGATAAGGTGAATACTTGGGATGGACATATATAGAGGGATCTTTCAGTTGAAGTGTTAGCATGGTTATTTGAAGGTTATTGAGAGGTCTAGGATGCATGAATCTAAACTTGTGAGTACTCCTTTGGGACAACACACGAAGCTCTTAATTACCCAAGCTCAATGTTTGTCAAAATCGACCAATAATGTGATATACTTTGTGTTTCCTCATGTAACTAAATATCACTCTAGGATGTCAAATCTCTAAACTTGATTGAAATTGACCAATAAACATATAACAGGAATTAAATATCAAAGTCTTTGATAATGATTTGATCCAAAGACTCAATTGCCTTATATGCTGCAACTTCTTCACCCAGAACGTAATCTTTCAGCATCACTTGTATCTTTAAGCAGCAACGCTTGTGAACGAACCCTTTCTCTCAGAAACTCAAGAAATGTTTTGCGCTCCCTCTCCTCTTTTTCCAACTGAAGCCAACATAAAGCACAATTTTTAAGAAGATAAATCATTGATTCAAGACAAGGAATAAAGCCAGTAGGACTTGAAAAGCATTCTTTTAGCTGTTTCACACGATGATCCCAATATATATCTCTAATATCTTCACCAATTTTTAGCCTCTCATTGCTCCCAAACAATAGTAATTCTCCCATTGGGCAGAACAAATCCCCATATCTTTTACTATTTGCCTCTTTCACTAAGGTTACTACACGGGAAGCCAATTCTTTGATGGCAACATTTGTGGGGGCACATACGAGGACTCTGTAGTTCATCTTCAGTAGAACAAAAAGTAGTGTGGCCAAAGTTTTAGTCTTTCCAGTCCCTGGGGGACCCCATATGAGTTTTACAGCAGAGTTGTGATTGCAATTGAGACCAGACAGACATGCAGAAATTGCCTTATTCTGGGATTCATTAAGCTCTGATAGTATCTCTTGATATGAAAAATCATCCTTAAAGCATCAGCATCTTCCAGAGAGCCACAGATACCACATTCCTCAACCTGTGTTCCACCAGGCATTCACCAGTTACAGCACTAACCTACACACTTTAAAAAAACTCGTTCCTACTTGCATTGTATGCattctttttttccttaaaaattatACAAGTTGTACGCTTAGTCTCTCTCACTAGGGGgggaaattaaataaatgcaCAACATATTTAagccaaattaaatttatttttcttacctTATCTCTGTTGCATAAGATCTGCTCGATTACCTTCAAATTTCTGGGTATACGAAATGCATCCCAAATTCTTCTGTTAAGGCTTACGTTTGTCAAGAATACAAGAAATACAGTTTTATTCATTAATACTTCAAAGTCTATCATTTGAAGCCTTAACATCTAAGGAAACAGATACGCTGCCATCCTTATATTTATTCTCTTTTGTTCTTACAACTGATACAGAACTCCACATCCTTCCAACCCTTTTCAACTCTTTTACATTTTCTGGTTTGTAATCGGccaaaactaaaatatcatCCGGCGAAGCTTTGTATGATTCTCCATGATGATGAAACCTGCTTTTCCAGCTCTTAATTTCCAACTTATAGAGTCTCTTTACCACAGAGTTGTTTATTGGACTAATTACTTCCGCATAAGGTGCTTTGTATAAGATCTCCATACTTGAGCATATTTGTGCTCTAGTTTCTTCCAATAAAGGATTGAAAAAAGATCCAAGGTAATGATCAATGGACTCGAATGATAATTCAATCTTCTCTACCTGAAAATCACAGACCAGGATACAATAAATTGTAGATCATGAGTTTACACTCATAATATGTATTAAACTGTGAAACAAACATGGCTATGCAAAAGCATTTTGGAAAAAGTCATATAATAGAAAGAAGATATTGTTACACTACTAACCTTGTTCTTGAATAAATTTTCGTCCAAAATGTCGTCAATGGACCAGGAAAATATTGAATTCGTGAAATCAAAATCATCAGAGTTGTGCTTTGTACATGAAGTCTCACCATCCATCGTTCCTTGTAATCTCAGTTCACTTGGAAGAACAAGATCGCAAAAGTTTAGTTTTCTTCTTACATGAACGCATGCATGCAATTCAATACTATACTAATTTATCAGAAACCTACTGAGAGAGTGAGACTCTTCGAAATTTTAACTTCAATGATCACTTGTCTTGGAATTAGTAAGAAACGAGCATGCCGTAATAATGAAAAGTCTGAGATTAAAAAGCCTCACCCAATCAATGCTTGAATATTAAAATCCTCACTCAATCGATGCTTGATTATTAAAAGCCTTTAGCTTAAAAGTAGAACAGCAAAACAGTCTTTTTGTCTTCCTAttattatgggttaaatatgtttttgtccct
This portion of the Vigna unguiculata cultivar IT97K-499-35 chromosome 6, ASM411807v1, whole genome shotgun sequence genome encodes:
- the LOC114188359 gene encoding uncharacterized protein LOC114188359, encoding MDGETSCTKHNSDDFDFTNSIFSWSIDDILDENLFKNKVEKIELSFESIDHYLGSFFNPLLEETRAQICSSMEILYKAPYAEVISPINNSVVKRLYKLEIKSWKSRFHHHGESYKASPDDILVLADYKPENVKELKRVGRMWSSVSVDDFSYQEILSELNESQNKAISACLSGLNCNHNSAVKLIWGPPGTGKTKTLATLLFVLLKMNYRVLVCAPTNVAIKELASRVVTLVKEANSKRYGDLFCPMGELLLFGSNERLKIGEDIRDIYWDHRVKQLKECFSSPTGFIPCLESMIYLLKNCALCWLQLEKEERERKTFLEFLRERVRSQALLLKDTSDAERLRSG